From the Apis cerana isolate GH-2021 linkage group LG3, AcerK_1.0, whole genome shotgun sequence genome, one window contains:
- the LOC107997061 gene encoding leucine-rich repeat-containing protein 20 isoform X2 — protein MPKSFSKYYLFLKFVENKCFILRWRNVQLKSVCLSKMANAVTRVVLRCEDAQETNNLDLSECQLMQVPDAVYHLMRHTELKRCNLSGNVITKIPPKFAIKFSLITDLNLSHNQMSKLPEELAELQALERLDISHNTFIALPPVTCRIPQLKRLLANNNSIIDIDIERLRHAPALEFIDLQANPLTARMHDLLSTLTRIKIELTPRQVEEWEDLTI, from the exons ATGCCAAAATCATTTAGCAAGTactatttatttctgaaattcgtcgaaaataaatgtttcatattaAGGTGGCGAAACGTCCAACTTAAGTCAGTTTGTCTCAGCAAGATGGCGAACGCCGTCACGAGAGTAGTCTTGCGCTGCGAAGATGCACAAGAAACTAACAATCTTG atcTATCTGAATGCCAGTTAATGCAAGTACCTGATGCAGTTTATCATTTAATGAGACATACAGAATTAAAAAGATGTAATCTATCTGGAaatgtaataacaaaaattccaCCAAAATTtgcaatcaaattttcattgatcACTG ACTTGAACCTGAGTCATAATCAAATGAGCAAACTACCAGAGGAACTTGCTGAATTACAAGCATTAGAAAGGTTGGACATTTCACATAATACTTTTATTGCTTTGCCACCCGTTACATGTCGGATACCGCAACTTAAGCGGCTCCTTGCCAACAACAATTCCATCATTG ACATAGATATCGAAAGACTCAGGCATGCTCCTGCGTTAGAATTTATTGATCTTCAAGCCAACCCGTTAACAGCAAGGATGCACGATTTACTCAGTACTTTGACccgaattaaaattgaattaacgcCTCGACAAGTTGAAGAATGGGAAGATCTTACTATTTGA